Part of the Martelella mediterranea DSM 17316 genome, TCGACCGTATAGAGGAACTTGTTGACGTAGTATTTGCTCATGCCGCGGCCTCCTTGGGATACCAGGTGAAATAGGCTTCCATGGTGTGGAACAGGTCGAGATTGTCGACATAGTCGGCCCCTTCCGGACCGGCCACGCCAAGCATCAGGATGAAGTTCAGGAAGCCATGGGTGGCATTGCCGCTCTGGGCCATGCTCTCATGGGTGACGTTTTCGAGAATAGCGTCGATATCGCCGCTCTTCAGCCATTCGATCGCCTGCCTGTCGAATACCGGATCCGGCCCCGTCTCCATGAACTGGCGGGGACCGCCGAGCTCAAGCGACAGATGCCCGGTGCCAATGGCGGCGACGCGCTTGTCGGAGGGGAAGTCGTCGATCGCCTTGCGGATGGCGCGGCCGACCTCATAGAAGCGCTTCGGCGTGTGCAGCGGCGGCGCGAAGATGTTGGTATAGATCGGGACCACCGGAAGGTCGTTTTGCGGACGCACGGTGATGATCGGGCAGATGATCGAATGATCGATTTTCAGCTCGTTGGAAAAGGCGAAATCGAAATTCTGGTTCATCAGCGACTGATGCATGAAGCGAGACATCGCTTCGTCGCCCTCCAGCACATATTTCGGAATGCCGAACTCGCGTTCCTCATTATAGAAGGTCGCGTCGTAGCGCTCCGCCTTGCCGATCAGGAATTGCGGGCAGTTGTCGAGGAAGATCTGGTGGAAATGATCGGATCCGATCATCACCAGAACATCCGGTTCGGCCTTTGCCAGCGTTTCGCGATAGGCCTCGATCTTGCGCTTCCAGGTCGGCGCTTCGGGCATCTGCTGTTCGGGCGGCGCCGTGGTGGCCTTCAGGTAGAAGGGGTGGTGGGTCGACGCCAGCGTTGCAACGAGTTTTGCCAATTCTCTCTCCTCTTATCGGATGTCCTCGAAAGCCCGCACGGTTGAAAGTGCCGCGCGCGGGCTCATTCCCTCGTCTTGAGGCCCGCCGTCTCAGTCGCCGAACAGCGACCGGGCGATGCCGGCCTTTTCGAAAATGTAATCGCGGCTCTTCTCCAGCTCGCCGCGCAGATGGGCGATGTCCGCGCCGACAAGCTTGCCCTTCCACTTGCGGACCTTGCCGGCCACCAGCACGCTGTCGACATTCGAGCGTTCCATCAGCGTGACCACGGTTCCGGGCACATTGTTGAGCGGGGCGACATTGAGCGCCTCGGCATCCAGCAGGATGATGTCGGCGTCCTTGCCGGGTGTCAGCGAACCGGTGCGGCGGTCGAGCTTCAGGCCCTCCGCCCCGCCGATCGTGGCCGCCCGGATTGCCTCGCGGGCGGTCAGAAGGGCTGGATATTCCTCGCCTGCCAACGCCTTTTCATTGGCGAACATGCGCTGCATGGTGACCATGGCCCGCATCTGGGTGAAGAAATCGGCTGTCATCGTGCATTCCACATCGGTGGAAAGCGAAAGGCTCATGCCATGGTCGATGGCCTTCTGGATCGGCGGCGTGCCGTGGCGCATCTGCATCTCGATCGGCACGGACAGCGAGATATGAGCACCGGCATCGCGGGCATATTTCCAGCCGTCATCCGACATGCCGGTCATGTGGATGAAGATATTGTCCGGCCCGAAGGCGCCGCCCGCGCCAAGCCCGTCGAATGTCGGCTGCATGCCGAATGTGCCGACCACATGCAGCGCAATCGGCAGGTCGAGGTCGCGTCCGGTCTTCCAGGATTGTTCATGAAACGGCAGGTAGATCTCGCCGCCCATGATCATTGTCAGCAACTGGTCGTTCGAGGAGAAATACTGTTCGCGCAGCCTTGCCGCATCGCCCGGATACTGGGCGTCGTCGCCCCAGCCTTCGAAATAGCCGAAGACCGAACGCCGGCCGGAATCCTTCAGCGCTGAAATCACGGCGTCGGAATGGGCCGGCGAGTGGTGGATCTGGCTGACATCCATCACCGTCGTCACACCGGCATCGAGCTGCGACAGCGCGCCGAACAGCTCGTTGATATAGACATCCTCCGGCCGATAGACGAGCGAGAAGGATTGCAGAACGGTCTCGTAATAGTTTTGCGCATTCGCCGGCAGGCCATCATTGATGAGGATGGCGTTTGCAAGCTGGCCGCGCAAAGCGGTTTCAAACTGGTGGTGATGGGTATCGATAAAGCCCGGCATGACGATCTTGCCGGCCGCATCGATCTCGATCGCGTCGTCCGCCGAGATGGTCTCGGCGATTTCGACGATCCGGGACCCCTCGATCAGAATGTCGCCCCTTTCGAAATCGCCGACTGTGCCATCCATGGACAGGATGATTCCGTTGCGGATCAGCGTGCGCTGTCCTTCACGCCCGCAGGCCTCCGGCACGCCGTCCGTCACAGGCGATGACGCCGGCATCGCCGTCGCCCCAGCGCCGAAGCCGGCGGGGCCGAGTGCCGGGTAGGGCAGATGCCGTCTGGAAATGTCGCAAAGCCTGCACATGGTTTCTCCTCCCTTGAACCTGCGCGGAAAACCTGTCCTTCGGTCAGGTCCCCATTGTCGATTGCAGAACCGGATACCGGCTCATGGCATGCGCGATATGCGATGCCGCCTCCCTGAGCGCGGGCAGCCGTTCTGCGATCATGCTTTCGGGCGTCACCATGCCGGTGTATCCCGAGGTGTTGAGCGCCGCGATCGTGCGGCCCTCGAAGTTCCTGATCGGAACCGCAAGCGCGGTGATGCCGTAGTCGAGCTGATCGACGGTCGTGGCATAGCCATCCGCCCGGACAGCCATGATCTTTTCGCGAAGGACATCGGGGTCGGTGACCGTCTTGGAGGTTAGCGCTTCGAGCCTTGCGGTTTTCAGATAGTGTTCGAGGGCCTCGTCGGAGAGACCGGCGAGCAGAACGCGGCCGAGCGAGGTGGCGCCTGCGGGATAGCGCGCGCCGACGACGGCGGCAGCGCGGCGGGCGCGCTGAACCGAGACATGGGCGACGTAGATGACATGGTCTCCATCGAGCGTTCCGATCGACGAGGCATCACCGAACTGCTCGACAAGCATGCGCAGATTGGGTTGCAGAACCTCGTCGATACGGGCGGAGAAATAAAACGCCGAGCTCAGCGTCATCACCTTGGGACGCAGATGGAAATGTTTGTTGGTCTGGCCGACATAGCCAAGCGTCTGCAGCGTGATCAGGCTGCGGCGGGCGGCCGCTGGCGAAAGACCGACGCGGCGCGCGACCTCGCTCAGGGTCATTTGGGGATGGGCGGCGTCGAAGCATTCGAGAATCGCAAGCCCCTTGGCCAGCGCCTCCACGAATTCGGCAGGTCTGTCGCTCTCTTCGACCATCTTCAGAATTTCAGCCACGTCATTTTCCTCAAGAACCGGTTTCATCTGGCGCCAGATTGGTTGAGGCGGCCCCTGAAAACAAGGGCTTGCCCACCACCGACTGGCCGCGCGGCCCCGGTTCGTCCTCCCGCCGAAAACTGGTCCCGACCGTGTGAGACAGGCCGGCTCGCTTTCAACTTGACGCTAGACTAATTGCTCTCTACGATTTCGGCAAGAGGAAATTATTTCGCACAGCGAAAAGGGAGTTTGTTATGCGAATAGGTAAACAGGACGGTGCGTTCACCGCCATTGCCGGATCCGATGCCGAGAGCATCACGGTGCGCGGCCACGACCTGTGCGGCGATCTGATCGGAAAGATCGACTTCAGCGATTATTTCTGGCTGCTCGTGACCGGCGAAAAGCCCGCGCCGGCGCAACGGCGGATGATGGATGCCTGCCTGGTCGCGATCGCCGAACACGGCCTGGTGCCAAGCGTGCAGGCCGCCCGCATGACGCTTGCCGCCGGGCCGGAGGCCTGGCAGGGGGCGATGGCCGCCGGCATTCTCGGCATGGGCAGCGTCGTCGCCGGTTCCTCGGATGTGGCCGGGCAGTTTCTCGTCTCCGTGGTCGAGAAGGCCGACAGCATGGGCGGCGATCTGGAAAAGGCCGCGATCGAAAGCGTCACCGCCTTGAAGGCCGCGCGCAAGAAGGTGCCGGGGCTTGGCCATCCGCAGCATTCTGCAGGCGACCCGCGCGCCGACAGATTGCTGGAGGTGGCCGCCGAACTGGACATCAAGGGACGTCACATCGAAGCGCTCCATGCGCTTGCAAAAGTGGCGCCGGGGATTGTCGAACGGCCGCTTCCGATCAATGTCTCGGGCGCCATTCCCGCGACGATCCTCGATGCCGGCTGGCCGGCCGATGCCATGAAGGCGGTTCCGATCCTCGCCCGCACAGCCGGTCTCTCCGCGCATCTCCTTGAGGAAAGCCGGCGCTCTATCGGTTTCATCATGTCGCACAAGGCGGATCTTGCGATCGAATATGACGGCCCCA contains:
- a CDS encoding IclR family transcriptional regulator domain-containing protein, whose translation is MKPVLEENDVAEILKMVEESDRPAEFVEALAKGLAILECFDAAHPQMTLSEVARRVGLSPAAARRSLITLQTLGYVGQTNKHFHLRPKVMTLSSAFYFSARIDEVLQPNLRMLVEQFGDASSIGTLDGDHVIYVAHVSVQRARRAAAVVGARYPAGATSLGRVLLAGLSDEALEHYLKTARLEALTSKTVTDPDVLREKIMAVRADGYATTVDQLDYGITALAVPIRNFEGRTIAALNTSGYTGMVTPESMIAERLPALREAASHIAHAMSRYPVLQSTMGT
- a CDS encoding amidohydrolase family protein encodes the protein MCRLCDISRRHLPYPALGPAGFGAGATAMPASSPVTDGVPEACGREGQRTLIRNGIILSMDGTVGDFERGDILIEGSRIVEIAETISADDAIEIDAAGKIVMPGFIDTHHHQFETALRGQLANAILINDGLPANAQNYYETVLQSFSLVYRPEDVYINELFGALSQLDAGVTTVMDVSQIHHSPAHSDAVISALKDSGRRSVFGYFEGWGDDAQYPGDAARLREQYFSSNDQLLTMIMGGEIYLPFHEQSWKTGRDLDLPIALHVVGTFGMQPTFDGLGAGGAFGPDNIFIHMTGMSDDGWKYARDAGAHISLSVPIEMQMRHGTPPIQKAIDHGMSLSLSTDVECTMTADFFTQMRAMVTMQRMFANEKALAGEEYPALLTAREAIRAATIGGAEGLKLDRRTGSLTPGKDADIILLDAEALNVAPLNNVPGTVVTLMERSNVDSVLVAGKVRKWKGKLVGADIAHLRGELEKSRDYIFEKAGIARSLFGD
- a CDS encoding citryl-CoA lyase, yielding MRIGKQDGAFTAIAGSDAESITVRGHDLCGDLIGKIDFSDYFWLLVTGEKPAPAQRRMMDACLVAIAEHGLVPSVQAARMTLAAGPEAWQGAMAAGILGMGSVVAGSSDVAGQFLVSVVEKADSMGGDLEKAAIESVTALKAARKKVPGLGHPQHSAGDPRADRLLEVAAELDIKGRHIEALHALAKVAPGIVERPLPINVSGAIPATILDAGWPADAMKAVPILARTAGLSAHLLEESRRSIGFIMSHKADLAIEYDGPKAADKSS
- a CDS encoding extradiol ring-cleavage dioxygenase, coding for MAKLVATLASTHHPFYLKATTAPPEQQMPEAPTWKRKIEAYRETLAKAEPDVLVMIGSDHFHQIFLDNCPQFLIGKAERYDATFYNEEREFGIPKYVLEGDEAMSRFMHQSLMNQNFDFAFSNELKIDHSIICPIITVRPQNDLPVVPIYTNIFAPPLHTPKRFYEVGRAIRKAIDDFPSDKRVAAIGTGHLSLELGGPRQFMETGPDPVFDRQAIEWLKSGDIDAILENVTHESMAQSGNATHGFLNFILMLGVAGPEGADYVDNLDLFHTMEAYFTWYPKEAAA